From Apium graveolens cultivar Ventura chromosome 9, ASM990537v1, whole genome shotgun sequence, the proteins below share one genomic window:
- the LOC141684537 gene encoding uncharacterized protein LOC141684537: protein MEGFQFLLDNHTSFSGNFKFKEDKLSFLAFAKKFMLALFAIATVLTNMEHPVKLAAKLIVALLSSKPSPSSVYFVIEQCRHQYMRENPLWYKIKPLYAKQVKVQDYKLLFVARVELHDQKFTLIGILGNWWVIQMAPCLETLSVPRNKD, encoded by the exons ATGGAAG GGTTTCAGTTTTTGCTGGATAATCATACTAGCTTTTCTGGTAATTTCAAGTTCAAGGAAGATAAACTCTCTTTCCTGGCATTTGCAAAAAAGTTTATGCTGGCCCTCTTTGCTATTGCAACTGTGTTGACAAATATGGAGCACCCTGTCAAGCTTGCCGCTAAACTCATTGTTGCTCTTCTTAGCTCAAAACCTAGCCCTTCTTCAGTATACTTTGTCATTGAACAG TGTCGACATCAATATATGCGGGAAAATCCCCTTTGGTACAAGATCAAG CCATTATATGCGAAGCAAGTTAAAGTTCAAGACTATAAGTTACTGTTTGTGGCTAGAGTTGAACTGCATGACCAGAAATTCACTTTAATTGGAATTCTGGGTAATTGGTGGGTTATTCAAATGGCGCCATgtttggagacattatctgtaccCAGGAACAAAGATTAA